A single window of Mugil cephalus isolate CIBA_MC_2020 chromosome 1, CIBA_Mcephalus_1.1, whole genome shotgun sequence DNA harbors:
- the pgd gene encoding 6-phosphogluconate dehydrogenase, decarboxylating, translating to MATADIALIGLAVMGQNLIMNMNDHGFVVCAYNRTVSKVHDFLKNEAKGSKVIGAESLEDMVAKLKKPRRIILLVKAGQAVDDFIDKLVPLLEAGDIIIDGGNSEYRDTTRRCKSLKEKGLLFVGSGVSGGEEGARYGPSLMPGGHKEAWPHIKDIFQNIAAKVGTGEPCCDWVGDEGAGHFVKMVHNGIEYGDMQLICEAYHLMKDVLGMDHDEMAKAFDSWNKTELDSFLIEITANILKFRDSDGAHLLPKIRDSAGQKGTGKWTAISALEYGTPVTLIGEAVFARCLSSLKDERVEASRSLSGPQGVKFSGDKAAFLEDIRKALYASKIISYAQGFMLLRQAAKEFGWSLNYGGIALMWRGGCIIRSVFLGKIKEAFDRDAELQNLLLDTFFSNAVQDCQASWRRTVSTGVQHGIPMPSFTTALSFYDGYRHEKLPANLLQAQRDYFGAHTYELLSNPGQFIHTNWTGHGGNVSSSSYNA from the exons ATGGCTAC AGCAGACATTGCATTGATTGGTTTGGCCGTCATGGGCCAGAACCTCATCATGAACATGAACGACCACGGCTTCGTG GTGTGCGCCTACAACCGAACCGTGTCCAAGGTGCACGACTTCCTGAAGAACGAGGCGAAGGGCTCCAAGGTGATCGGGGCCGAGTCCCTGGAGGACATGGTGGCCAAGCTGAAGAAGCCTAGGAGGATCATCCTGCTGGTCAAGGCTGGACAGGCTGTGGACGACTTCATCGACAAACTG gTTCCTCTTCTCGAGGCTGGAGATATCATCATCGACGGTGGAAACTCTGAATACCGAGACACAACA CGGCGGTGTAAGAGTCTGAAAGAGAAGGGCTTGCTGTTCGTCGGCAGCGGAGTGAGCGGTGGAGAGGAGGGCGCTCGATACGGACCCTCGCTGATGCCAGGGGGACACAAAGAGGCCTG gccgCACATTAAAGATATCTTCCAGAACATTGCTGCCAAGGTTGGAACAGGAGAACCTTGTTGTGACTGG GTTGGAGACGAGGGCGCGGGGCATTTCGTGAAAATGGTTCATAACGGCATCGAGTACGGAGACATGCAGCTGATCTGTGAGGCCTATCACCTGATGAAGGACGTTCTGGGTATGGACCACGATGAGATGGCAAAG GCTTTCGACAGCTGGAACAAGACAGAGTTGGACTCCTTCCTGATTGAGATCACCGCCAATATCCTCAAATTCAGGGACTCTGACGGCGCACACCTGCTGCCCAAGATCCGCGACAGCGCCGGACAGAAAGGGACAGGGAAGTGGACGGCCATCTCGGCCCTGGAGTACGGCACACCTGTCACTCTGATCg GGGAGGCTGTCTTTGCCAGATGCCTGTCCTCTCTGAAGGATGAGCGAGTGGAGGCCAGCCGCAGCCTCTCGGGGCCACAGGGGGTCAAATTCAGCGGCGACAAGGCTGCCTTCCTGGAAGACATTAGAAAG GCCCTCTACGCCTCCAAGATCATCTCCTACGCGCAGGGCTTCATGCTGCTGAGACAGGCGGCCAAAGAGTTCGGCTGGTCGCTCAACTACGGCGGCATCGCTCTGATGTGGAGAGGAGGCTGCATCATCCGAAG CGTTTTCCTGGGTAAAATCAAGGAGGCGTTTGACCGGGACGCTGAGCTGCAGAACTTGCTGCTGGACACTTTCTTCAGTAATGCTGTGCAAGACTGTCAG GCGTCGTGGCGCAGAACCGTCAGCACTGGAGTCCAGCATGGCATCCCCATGCCCTCTTTCACCACGGCTCTGTCCTTCTACGACGGTTACAGACATGAGAAGCTGCCGGCCAACCTCCTCCAG GCTCAGAGGGACTACTTTGGAGCCCACACGTATGAGCTGCTGTCCAACCCAGGTCAATTCATTCACACCAACTGGACAGGCCACGGCGGAAACGTGTCCTCTTCATCCTACAACGCTTAA
- the tardbpa gene encoding TAR DNA binding protein, like, with translation MSELYIRVAEDESEEPMEIPSEDDGTVLLSSVAAQFPGACGLRYRNPESQCMRGVRLVEGVLHAPENDWGNLVYVVNYPKDNKRKMEEIDAASAVKIKRGFQKTSDLIVLGLPWKTTEQDLKDYFSTFGEVIMVQVKRDAKTGNSKGFGFVRFTEYETQTKVIAQRHMIDGRWCDCKLPNSKACPDEPTRSRKIFVGRCTEDMTTDELRQYFMQYGEVTDVFIPKPFRAFAFVTFADDQVAQALCGEDLIIKGVSVHISNAEPKHNNSRQMMDRGRFGAGGFSQGYGSNRGGLGSGSGGVNFGALGLNPAMVAAAQAALQSSWGMMGMLANQQGLTTTAGTATTTRDQTYSSASTSYSSPSSASLGWAAGANAPSSSGFSSGFGTSMETKSSSWGM, from the exons ATGTCGGAGCTGTACATTAGGGTGGCTGAGGATGAAAGCGAAGAGCCCATGGAGATTCCCTCAGAAGACGACGGCACGGTTCTGCTGTCGTCGGTAGCAGCCCAGTTTCCAGGCGCCTGCGGGCTACGGTACCGAAACCCCGAGTCCCAGTGCATGAGGGGAGTCCGGCTTGTGGAGGGTGTCCTGCACGCACCCGAGAACGACTGGGGAAACCTGGTCTATGTCGTCAATTACCCTAAAG ATAACaaaaggaagatggaggaaataGACGCTGCATCAGCTGTGAAAATTAAAAGGGGCTTTCAGAAGACGTCAGACCTCATTGTCCTCGGCTTACCGTGGAAAACTACAGAACAAGACCTGAAAGATTATTTCAGCACCTTTGGGGAGGTCATCATGGTGCAG GTGAAGAGAGACGCTAAAACTGGTAACTCTAAAGGTTTCGGGTTTGTTCGGTTCACTGAGTATGAGACACAAACCAAAGTCATCGCTCAGAGACACATGATTGATGGCCGGTGGTGTGACTGCAAACTTCCCAACTCAAAG GCTTGCCCAGATGAGCCCACGCGGAGCCGTAAAATCTTTGTTGGCCGCTGCACAGAGGACATGACAACTGATGAACTGAGGCAGTACTTCATGCAGTACGGCGAAGTCACTGACGTCTTCATCCCCAAACCTTTTCGGGCGTTTGCGTTTGTCACATTTGCTGATGACCAG GTTGCTCAAGCCCTATGTGGAGAGGACCTGATCATCAAGGGTGTCAGCGTGCACATCTCCAATGCTGAGCCCAAACACAATAATAGTAGGCAAATGATGGATAGAGGGCGGTTTGGGGCTGGTGGGTTCAGTCAGGGCTATGGCAGTAATCGTGGTGGGCTAGGCAGCGGTAGCGGCGGGGTTAACTTTGGGGCTCTTGGCCTTAATCCGGCTATGGTGGCTGCTGCCCAGGCAGCGCTGCAGAGCAGTTGGGGAATGATGGGCATGCTGGCAAACCAGCAGGGTCTGACCACAACGGCAGGCACAGCCACTACAACCCGAGACCAGACCTATAGTTCTGCCAGCACCAGTTACAGCAGCCCCAGCTCAGCTAGCCTCGGCTGGGCGGCTGGCGCTAACGCCCCCTCCAGCAGTGGCTTCAGCTCCGGCTTTGGCACGTCAATGGAGACAAAGTCTTCTAGTTGGGGGATGTAG